The DNA segment TTATGCGTATAAAGAAGATATTTTAAAAGAAATACAAGATCACTTTTTAGAACAACTAACAAACATGTTGGAAGATAACTATCAAGGTATCTGTTATTCTAAATTAAAAACCGAGCCTTTATCAGATGCCCTTTTTATTTTCATCTCCGAACACCGTAATTTTTTTCATTTAGCCATTCACTCTGTCGGTTTTCTAAACTTCCAATTGCATTTCTCTGCTGTTTTAAAACAATTTTTGATCGGAAATTTTTTCCCAACTGCCCGTTACTCTCTAAAATCACAAAAACTTCTTGGCGCCTATATCGCTAATGGAATTTATGGTTATTTAGTTGAATGGGATGAAACGAACTATGCTTCTTCTACTACTGAGACGGCACAGCAACTGACGGACATCTTTGTTTTAGACCGTAGTGCTTTTAAATTGCCACTATCAGATCTTGTAATTGAAAACGACTAACTTAGTTCATTATTGAAAAAATTTATACTTTTATTTTAAACCTAGACATTTATTTTAAACTGTGAGAAAATAGAGCCTGTGTTCATAAGGTCCTATAGCTCAGGTGGATAGAGCAAACGTTTCCTAAACGTTAGGTCGGGAGTTCAAATCTCTCTAGGATCATCTTACATTGGTACAGTTTAAAATTTTGACAAAAAAATAATAGTAATAAAAAAGAAGAATGACTTTCCTTCCATTTTAAACATGGAAAGGATATCGTTCTTCTTTTTTACTGTCTTCTGCTACCTACTGTTGAAATAAAACTTCGCTTAGATAAAGCTCATCTCTTTTAGCTGGTTGATTGACTTTTCCCTCGATTGCTCCTTCAAAAACAAGCTCCCCAGAATTACTGTCAATTGCCATAATTTGCATATCTTTATCTGTTACCTTAGAACTTTCTACAAAGAAAACAATTTCATTATTCACTTGTAGAATGACATCCGTTTTTAACGCTTTTAATTGTTCAGCAGTTAATTCAACCGATTCAACCTCTACTAATTCTTTTTGCTCTAAGGAATAAGAGTAAATAGACAGCGTTGTATCGTTCTTTTTATAAAAATACAAAGTAGAATTTTCCATAGCTGTCCTATTTCCTAAAGCTTGACTACCTAATTCATCTGAAACATCTATTAAAAACTGTTCTCCAGTTTCTATGTTTACACCAATTAAGCCAGACACAGGTTGAGTTGTCATTTCATTTTCGTCATATATTTCCATTTCTGTCTGTGGAACATCAAGTGTTACACGGTAAACCAAAATTTTTGAAGAATCAATATCATTTCCTGCATTCATTAATTCAACATATTGAATTTGTTTGTCTTTTTCATCTATTAGATCCAATTGAATTTTTTCGTCTTTTTCAATTTTTTCATTTGGTAAATCGATTGAATATAAATGCTGTTCATCCTGCCCATTTTCGCTATTTATTGAGTAACCATTTGTTACCACAATTAATTTATTATTGGCAACTTGAACGTCTTCAACATACACAGAAAAATAGTCCGTTGCATTGGGGAAATCCACTGAAAAAGAAAGCACGTCGTTTGTCTTTTTATCCAATACTTCAATGAGAAATTCCGAATCTTCAGTGATAGCAGACATGGAATCCAATGTTATATCTGCATACGCTAATATAGAATCATCTTCAAAATAGTTGACTAGATAAGGTTCTTTTCCACGCATGAAACTTCGATAATCTTTTTGCAATTGAGACATTTTTTCATTGCCGCTTACACTGTCTTGTAGTTGACTTAGATAAGAC comes from the Carnobacterium sp. 17-4 genome and includes:
- a CDS encoding TetR/AcrR family transcriptional regulator is translated as MPQKEVVDIRIMRSKKAISETFITLLNERDFKTISITEIVNKAGVNRGTFYKHYAYKEDILKEIQDHFLEQLTNMLEDNYQGICYSKLKTEPLSDALFIFISEHRNFFHLAIHSVGFLNFQLHFSAVLKQFLIGNFFPTARYSLKSQKLLGAYIANGIYGYLVEWDETNYASSTTETAQQLTDIFVLDRSAFKLPLSDLVIEND